The proteins below are encoded in one region of Salmo salar chromosome ssa02, Ssal_v3.1, whole genome shotgun sequence:
- the LOC106593382 gene encoding myosin heavy chain, fast skeletal muscle, whose translation MSTDAEMQIYGKAAIYLRKPERERIEAQTAPFDSKNSCYVTDKEELYLKGLVTARADGKCTVTVTKPDGTKEEGKEFKDADIYEMNPPKYDKIEDMAMMTYLNEASVLYNLKERYAAWMIYTYSGLFCATVNPYKWLPVYDMEVVNAYRGKKRMEAPPHIFSVSDNAFQFMLIDKENQSVLITGESGAGKTVNTKRVIQYFATIAVSGGEKKKEADPGKMQGSLEDQIIAANPLLEAYGNAKTVRNDNSSRFGKFIRIHFQGGKLAKADIETYLLEKSRVTFQLPDERGYHIFFQMMTNHKPEIVEMALITTNPYDFPMCSQGQITVASINDNDELDATDDAITILGFSNEEKQAIYKLTGAVLHHGNMKFKQKQREEQAEPDGTEVADKIGYLLGLNSAEMLKALCYPRVKVGNEYVTKGQTVPQVNNSVSALAKSIYERMFLWMVIRINEMLDTKQPRQFYIGVLDIAGFEIFDYNSMEQLCINFTNEKLQQFFNHTMFVLEQEEYKKEGIVWAFIDFGMDLAACIELIEKPLGIFSILEEECMFPKSSDTTFKDKLYSQHLGKTKAFEKPKPAKGKAEAHFSLVHYAGTVDYNITGWLEKNKDPLNDSVCQLYGKSSVKLLSALYPAAPPEDTSKKGGKKKGGSMQTVSSQFRENLHKLMTNLRSTHPHFVRCLIPNESKTPGLMENFLVIHQLRCNGVLEGIRICRKGFPSRIIYADFKQRYKVLNASVIPEGQFMDNKKASEKLLGSIDVNHEDYKFGHTKVFFKAGLLGVLEEMRDEKLATLVGMVQALSRGFLMRREFSKMMERRESIYSIQYNIRSFMNVKTWPWMKLYFKIKPLLQSAETEKELANMKENYEKMTTDLAKALSTKKQMEEKLVALTQEKNDLALQVASEGESLNDAEERCEGLIKSKIQLEAKLKETTERLEDEEEINAELTAKKRKLEDECSELKKDIDDLELTLAKVEKEKHATENKVKNLTEEMASMDESVAKLTKEKKALQEAHQQTLDDLQAEEDKVNTLTKAKTKLEQQVDDLEGSLEQEKKLRMDLERSKRKLEGDLKLAQESIMDLENDKQQADEKIKKKEFETTQLLSKIEDEQSLGAQLQKKIKELQARIEELEEEIEAERAARAKVEKQRADLSRELEEISERLEEAGGATAAQIEMNKKREAEFQKLRRDLEESTLQHEATAAALRKKQADSVAELGEQIDNLQRVKQKLEKEKSEYKMEIDDLSSNMEAVAKAKGNLEKMCRTLEDQLSELKTKNDENVRQVNDISGQRARLLTENGEFGRQLEEKEALVSQLTRGKQAFTQQVEELKRATEEEVKAKNALAHSVQSARHDCDLLREQFEEEQEAKAELQRGMSKANSEVAQWRTKYETDAIQRTEELEEAKKKLAQRLQEAEETIEATNSKCASLEKTKQRLQGEVEDLMVDVERANALAANLDKKQRNFDKVLAEWKQKYEEGQAELEGAQKEARSMSTELFKMKNSYEEALDHLETLKRENKNLQQEISDLTEQIGETGKSIHELEKAKKTVETEKSEIQTALEEAEGTLEHEESKILRVQLELNQIKGEVDRKIAEKDEEMEQIKRNSQRVVDSMQSTLDSEVRSRNDALRVKKKMEGDLNEMEIQLSHSNRQAAEAQKQLRNVQGQLKDAQLHLDDAVRAAEDMKEQAAMVERRNGLMVAEIEELRVALEQTERGRKVAETELVDASERVGLLHSQNTSLLNTKKKLETDLVQVQGEVDDIVQEARNAEEKAKKAITDAAMMSEELKKEQDTSSHLERMKKNLEVTVKDLQHRLDEAENLAMKGGKKQLQKLESRVRELETEVEAEQRRGVDAVKGVRKYERRVKELTYQTEEDKKNVNRLQDLVDKLQMKVKAYKRQAEEAEEAANQHMSKFRKVQHELEEAEERADIAETQVNKLRAKTRDSGKGKEAAE comes from the exons GAAGGAAAAGAGTTCAAAGATGCAGACATCTATGAGATGAACCCCCCTAAGTACGACAAGATTGAGGACATGGCCATGATGACCTACCTGAATGAAGCCTCTGTGTTGTATAACCTCAAAGAGCGTTATGCAGCATGGATGATCTAT ACCTACTCTGGGCTCTTCTGTGCAACGGTGAACCCCTACAAGTGGCTCCCCGTATACGACATGGAGGTTGTCAACGCCtacagagggaagaagaggatGGAGGCTCCACCCCATATCTTCTCTGTCTCTGACAACGCATTTCAGTTCATGCTGATTG ATAAGGAGAACCAGTCAGTCCTGATTAC TGGAGAATCCGGTGCAGGAAAGACTGTCAACACCAAGCGTGTCATCCAGTACTTCGCCACCATTGCAGTGTCTGgtggagagaagaagaaggaagCAGACCCCGGCAAAATGCAG GGGTCTCTTGAGGATCAGATCATTGCAGCTAATCCTCTGCTGGAGGCTTACGGTAATGCCAAGACAGTGAGGAACGACAACTCGTCTCGCTTT GGTAAATTCATCAGGATTCACTTCCAAGGTGGCAAACTGGCTAAAGCTGACATTGAAACCT accTGCTGGAGAAGTCCAGAGTGACCTTCCAGCTGCCCGATGAGAGAGGCTACCACATCTTCTTCCAGATGATGACCAACCACAAACCTGAGATAGTTG AAATGGCGCTCATCACCACCAACCCCTACGACTTCCCCATGTGCAGCCAGGGACAGATCACTGTGGCCAGCATCAATGACAATGATGAGCTGGATGCCACAGAT GATGCCATTACCATCCTGGGCTTCAGTAATGAAGAGAAACAGGCCATCTACAAGCTGACAGGAGCTGTATTGCACCATGGCAACATGAAATTCAAGCAGAAGCAACGTGAGGAGCAGGCCGAGCCAGACGGCACAGAGG TGGCTGATAAAATCGGCTACCTGCTGGGCCTGAACTCAGCTGAGATGTTGAAGGCTCTGTGCTACCCAAGAGTGAAGGTCGGCAACGAGTATGTGACCAAGGGACAGACTGTGCCTCAG GTTAATAACTCAGTCAGTGCTCTGGCCAAGTCTATCTATGAGAGGATGTTCTTGTGGATGGTCATCCGTATCAATGAGATGTTGGACACCAAGCAGCCAAGGCAGTTCTATATTGGTGTGCTCGACATTGCCGGGTTTGAGATCTTTGAT TACAACAGCATGGAGCAGCTGTGCATCAACTTCACCAATGAGAAACTGCAAcagtttttcaaccacaccatgTTCGTCCTGGAGCAAGAGGAGTACAAGAAGGAGGGAATCGTCTGGGCCTTCATTGACTTCGGCATGGACTTGGCTGCCTGCATTGAGCTTATTGAGAAG CCATTGGGCATCTTCTCCATCCTTGAAGAGGAGTGCATGTTCCCCAAGTCTTCAGACACTACCTTCAAGGACAAGCTGTACTCCCAGCATCTTGGCAAAACAAAGGCGTTTGAGAAGCCCAAGCCTGCCAAAGGCAAGGCAGAGGCCCACTTCTCCCTGGTGCATTACGCCGGTACTGTGGACTACAACATCACTGGGTGGCTGGAGAAGAACAAGGACCCCCTGAACGACTCAGTATGTCAACTGTACGGGAAGTCCTCAGTCAAACTTTTGTCTGCCCTGTATCCCGCTGCCCCACCTGAGG ataCATCCAAGAAAGGAGGCAAGAAGAAGGGTGGTTCCATGCAGACTGTGTCCTCCCAGTTCAGG GAGAACTTACATAAGCTGATGACCAACTTGAGGAGCACTCATCCTCACTTTGTGCGCTGCCTGATCCCCAACGAGTCAAAGACTCCAG GTCTGATGGAGAACTTCCTGGTTATCCACCAGCTCAGGTGTAATGGTGTACTGGAGGGTATCAGGATCTGCAGAAAGGGCTTCCCCAGCAGAATCATCTATGCTGACTTCAAGCAGAG GTACAAAGTACTGAATGCCAGTGTCATCCCTGAGGGCCAGTTCATGGACAACAAGAAGGCTTCTGAGAAGCTGCTTGGgtccattgatgtgaatcacgaggattacaagtttggacacaccaag GTGTTCTTCAAAGCCGGTCTGCTGGGTGtcctggaggagatgagagacgAGAAGCTGGCCACTCTGGTCGGCATGGTCCAGGCTCTCAGCCGTGGATTCCTCATGAGGAGAGAGTTTAGcaagatgatggagaggag AGAATCAATTTACTCCATCCAGTACAACATCCGCTCATTCATGAATGTGAAAACCTGGCCATGGATGAAGTTGTACTTCAAGATCAAGCCCCTGCTGCAGAGCGCTGAGACTGAGAAGGAGCTGGCCAACATGAAGGAGAACTATGAGAAGATGACGacagacctggccaaggctctgTCCACAAAGAAGCAAATGGAGGAGAAGTTGGTGGCCCTGACGCAGGAGAAGAACGACCTGGCGCTCCAAGTTGCATCT GAAGGAGAGAGTCTGAACGATGCTGAGGAAAGGTGTGAGGGGCTCATCAAGAGCAAGATTCAGCTGGAGGCCAAACTCAAAGAGACAACCGAGAggctggaggatgaggaggagatcaATGCTGAGTTGACTGCCAAGAAGAGGAAGCTGGAGGATGAGTGCTCTGAGCTGAAGAAGGACATTGATGACCTGGAGCTCACCCTGGCCAAAGTGGAGAAGGAGAAACACGCCACTGAAAACAAG GTTAAAAACCTGACAGAGGAGATGGCGTCTATGGATGAGAGTGTTGCCAAGCTGACCAAGGAGAAGAAAGCCCTCCAAGAGGCCCACCAGCAGACACTGGAtgacctgcaggcagaggaggacaAAGTCAACACTCTGACCAAGGCCAAGACCAAGCTGGAACAGCAAGTGGACGAC CTTGAGGGTTCCCTGGAGCAAGAGAAGAAGCTCCGTATGGACCTTGAGAGATCCAAGAGAaagctggagggagatctgaaacTGGCCCAGGAGTCCATAATGGACCTGGAGAATGACAAGCAGCAAGCTGATGAGAAAATCAAGAA GAAGGAGTTTGAGACCACCCAGCTCCTCAGCAAGATTGAGGATGAACAGTCTCTGGGAGCTCAGCTGCAGAAGAAGATCAAGGAACTCCAG gcCCGTattgaggagctggaggaggaaaTTGAGGCTGAGCGTGCTGCCAGGGCTAAGGTTGAGAAGCAGAGGGCCGATCTCTCCAGGGAACTTGAGGAGATCAGCGAGAGGCTGGAGGAGGCCGGAGGCGCCACTGCTGCTCAGATTGAGATGAACAAGAAGCGTGAGGCTGAGTTCCAGAAGCTGCGTCGTGATCTTGAAGAGTCCACCCTGCAGCATGAGGCCACAGCCGCCGCTCTGCGCAAGAAGCAGGCTGACAGTGTGGCTGAGCTCGGGGAGCAGATCGACAACCTGCAGCGCGTCAAGCAgaagctggagaaggagaagagcgaGTACAAGATGGAGATTGATGACCTCTCTAGCAACATGGAGGCCGTCGCCAAGGCTAAG GGCAATCTGGAGAAGATGTGCCGTACTCTTGAGGACCAGCTGAGTGAGCTCAAGACTAAGAATGATGAGAATGTTCGCCAGGTCAACGACATCAGCGGACAGAGGGCCAGACTCCTGACAGAAAATG GTGAGTTTGGTCGCCAGCTGGAGGAGAAGGAAGCCCTGGTGTCTCAGCTGACCAGAGGAAAACAGGCCTTCACCCAGCAGGTGGAGGAGCTGAAGAGGGCGACTGAGGAGGAGGTCAAG GCTAAAAATGCACTGGCCCACAGTGTCCAGTCTGCTCGCCATGACTGTGACCTCTTGAGGGAGCAgtttgaggaggagcaggaggccaaGGCAGAGCTGCAACGCGGCATGTCCAAGGCCAACAGTGAGGTGGCTCAGTGGAGGACTAAGTATGAAACTGATGCCATCCAGCGcacagaggagctggaggaggccaA GAAGAAGCTGGCCCAGCGTCTGCAGGAGGCTGAGGAGACCATTGAGGCGACCAACTCCAAGTGCGCCTCCCTGGAGAAGACCAAGCAGAGGctgcagggagaggtggaggacctcATGGTTGATGTTGAGAGAGCCAACGCATTGGCAGCCAACCTCGACAAGAAGCAGAGGAACTTTGACAAG GTTCTGGCAGAGTGGAAGCAGAAGTATGAGGAGGGCCAGGCTGAGCTGGAAGGAGCTCAGAAGGAGGCTCGCTCTATGAGCACTGAACTCTTCAAGATGAAGAACTCCTACGAGGAGGCTCTGGATCATCTGGAGACtctgaagagagagaacaagaacctGCAAC aggagATCTCTGACCTGACTGAGCAGATCGGAGAGACTGGCAAGAGCATCCATGAGCTGGAGAAGGCCAAGAAGACCGTGGAGACAGAGAAGTCTGAGATCCAGACAGCTCTGGAGGAGGCTGAG GGAACACTGGAGCACGAGGAATCCAAGATTCTGCGTGTGCAGCTGGAGCTGAACCAGATCAAGGGTGAGGTGGACAGGAAGATCGCTGAGAAGGACGAGGAGATGGAGCAGATCAAGAGGAACAGCCAGAGGGTGGTTGACTCCATGCAGAGCACCCTGGACTCTGAGGTCAGGAGCAGGAATGATGCCCTGAGggtgaagaagaagatggagggagacctGAACGAGATGGAGATCCAGCTGAGCCACTCCAACAGGCAGGCCGCTGAGGCCCAGAAACAGCTGAGGAACGTCCAGGGACAGCTCAAG GATGCTCAATTGCACCTTGATGACGCCGTCCGCGCTGCGGAAGACATGAAGGAGCAGGCAGCCATGGTGGAGCGTAGAAACGGTCTGATGGTGGCTGAAATTGAGGAGCTGAGAGTTGCtctggagcagacagagagaggccgcAAAGTGGCTGAGACTGAGCTGGTAGACGCCAGCGAGCGTGTTGGACTGCTGCACTCCCAG AACACCAGCCTTCTGAACACCAAGAAGAAGCTGGAGACTGACCTGGTGCAGGTGCAGGGAGAGGTGGACGACATCGTCCAGGAGGCCAGGAATGCAGAAGAGAAGGCCAAGAAGGCTATCACTGAT GCGGCCATGATGTCTGAGGAGCTGAAGAAGGAGCAGGACACCAGTTCTCACCTGGAGAGGATGAAGAAGAACCTGGAGGTCACAGTCAAGGACCTGCAGCACCGCCTGGATGAGGCTGAGAATCTGGCCATGAAGGGAGGCAAGAAGCAGCTCCAGAAACTGGAGTCCAGG GTGCGTGAGCTCGAGACTGAGGTGGAGGCCGAGCAGAGAAGAGGTGTAGACGCTGTCAAGGGAGTCCGCAAGTATGAGCGCAGAGTCAAGGAGCTCACTTACCAG ACTGAGGAGGATAAGAAGAATGTCAACAGACTTCAGGACCTGGTAGATAAGCTGCAGATGAAAGTGAAGGCCTACAAGAGGCAGGCTGAGGAAGCG GAGGAAGCAGCAAACCAGCACATGTCTAAGTTCAGGAAGGTTCAGCATGAgctggaggaggctgaggagcgTGCTGACATCGCTGAGACTCAGGTCAACAAGCTCAGAGCCAAGACCCGTGACTCTGGAAAG